In Mytilus galloprovincialis chromosome 1, xbMytGall1.hap1.1, whole genome shotgun sequence, the following are encoded in one genomic region:
- the LOC143058030 gene encoding uncharacterized protein LOC143058030 isoform X2, whose protein sequence is MDAKLEMMLSTEDINMRIIKEKITEVKSLVTKVKQDTITDDFILEAADAIKYTTSDTVPKLGRELAKCLAVKYVERPEKLYGAFGDIGNHPLGEIPTSEGLARACTHWLELWMKNKTPMDLVYKLRDLEKSVIHDEAEKLQKREKRWSGTSSHESAGNADSDRGLIRIEFSNDIKSNNSVYYKHIVSG, encoded by the exons ATGGATGCCAAGTTAGAGATGATGCTGTCTACAGAGGACATAAACATGAGAATAATCAAAGAAAAGATAACCGAAGTCAAAAGTCTAGTTACCAAAGTAAAACAGGACACAATTACAGATGATTTCATTCTAGAAGCAGCTGATGCTATTAAATACACAACTTCAGATACAGTACCTAAATTAGGGAGAGAGTTAGCAAAATGTCTGGCGGTGAAATACG TGGAACGACCTGAAAAGTTATATGGTGCCTTTGGCGACATTGGTAATCATCCGTTAGGGGAGATACCTACATCAGAAGGACTTGCTCGTGCTTGTACTCACTGGTTGGAGCTCTGGATGAAAAACAAGACACCTATGGACCTGGTTTACAAACTCAGAGACCTAGAGAAGAGTGTCATACATG ATGAAGCTGAAAAGTtacaaaagagagaaaaaagatgGTCAGGTACCTCATCACATGAGAGTGCTGGTAATGCAGATTCTGATCGCGGATTGATTCGGATTGAATTTTCAAACGACATTAAAAGTAACAACTCAGTTTACTACAAGCATATTGTCAGTGgctag
- the LOC143058030 gene encoding uncharacterized protein LOC143058030 isoform X1: MGLPQASSVIISSQNTTLNERSVRNGRNNGILGRLSKVLSFSRRGRIRALKQQVIAYGNKLEELEAEIQDKEDHLTLLKDEMSDCSKELTLTLTEKVRSNIIIGNGNFLLNTDGDTHTLKEKINVLIQICNFEFKEMTESHAELKWRMEIIESLLSNMDAKLEMMLSTEDINMRIIKEKITEVKSLVTKVKQDTITDDFILEAADAIKYTTSDTVPKLGRELAKCLAVKYVERPEKLYGAFGDIGNHPLGEIPTSEGLARACTHWLELWMKNKTPMDLVYKLRDLEKSVIHDEAEKLQKREKRWSGTSSHESAGNADSDRGLIRIEFSNDIKSNNSVYYKHIVSG; this comes from the exons ATGGGATTACCACAAGCTTCGTCTGTCATTATCAGTAGCCAGAATACAACATTAAATGAACGAAGTGTACGAAATGGAAGAAATAATGGAATTTTAGGACGTCTTTCAAAGGTTTTGTCCTTTTCTAGAAGAGGCAGGATTAGGGCATTGAAGCAACAAGTCATTGCCTATGGCAACAAACTAGAAGAGCTAGAAGCTGAAATTCAAGACAAAGAAGATCATTTAACGCTACTTAAGGATGAAATGTCAGATTGTAGCAAAGAATTGACATTGACTCTGACAGAAAAAGTACGGAGTAACATCATCATAGGGAATGGAAATTTTCTGCTGAATACGGACGGAGATACACATACTCTAAAAGAGAAGATAAACGTCCTCATACAGATATGTAATTtcgaatttaaagaaatgacagaAAGCCATGCAGAACttaaatggagaatggaaataaTAGAG AGTCTTCTTTCCAACATGGATGCCAAGTTAGAGATGATGCTGTCTACAGAGGACATAAACATGAGAATAATCAAAGAAAAGATAACCGAAGTCAAAAGTCTAGTTACCAAAGTAAAACAGGACACAATTACAGATGATTTCATTCTAGAAGCAGCTGATGCTATTAAATACACAACTTCAGATACAGTACCTAAATTAGGGAGAGAGTTAGCAAAATGTCTGGCGGTGAAATACG TGGAACGACCTGAAAAGTTATATGGTGCCTTTGGCGACATTGGTAATCATCCGTTAGGGGAGATACCTACATCAGAAGGACTTGCTCGTGCTTGTACTCACTGGTTGGAGCTCTGGATGAAAAACAAGACACCTATGGACCTGGTTTACAAACTCAGAGACCTAGAGAAGAGTGTCATACATG ATGAAGCTGAAAAGTtacaaaagagagaaaaaagatgGTCAGGTACCTCATCACATGAGAGTGCTGGTAATGCAGATTCTGATCGCGGATTGATTCGGATTGAATTTTCAAACGACATTAAAAGTAACAACTCAGTTTACTACAAGCATATTGTCAGTGgctag